The DNA segment GGCAATGTTTTTTTATCGGTCAATTACGGGGTTTTTGCGGTTGTACACTACATACCTTGATATCAGGGTTTTGGGCGAAATGAAATCGTGCATATGAACAAACCCACCTGGTCTCCATCAGTAAATGTGACGATCGGTACTCTCTTGTTTGCACTTCTACCTCTCCATGTCTAGTTTCGTGTTGGTCTCTTGGAAATAATAGAGCTCAATATCCAGACATCGCGGCACAGATAACTAGGACACGAACATGTTACGTATTTGGGACCTACATAATCCCTTTTGGACTAttcatgatgatggtttACGAAAAAATAATGATCTCAAAACTCTCAACACACATCATGTACGACCAAGGCCAGCCTTCGACTTCTTGACGACCTGAGCGACGGGCTCCAAGATACCCTTGTTCTCCAAGGCTCCCAAAGCCATGCCTTTGCTCCAgcccatcttctccaacatcgCGCGACCTTTATTTTCCTGGCCCAACTCAGGGGCAGAGGCgccaaccacctctccttctcgaAGTACCAGGGCTTTTACGCTCACATGTGCACTTCCTCTGAATCCATCCCGGGGAGTGTCGCCCCGTGGACCAGCTACGTCAGCACGGGGGAAGTACTTGCGCCCCACCCGGCGGGCGGCACCATCTACCTGGCGTGTCGCTTCTGTGATCTGGTGCGGTTTGAATGTGATGGTCCGCTTGCTCCGGTAGAGAACCGGCCGGCGTGTTGTGCCCTTTCCTGTAGACTGGGACTTGACATTGAATTTCAAGgcaagctggtggaggaccATACGCCCATGTTTGTCGAGCGGGGGGAATTCGAGACTGTGTCACCGAGTTAGCCTACGTTTGTTCTAGCTCCGATGCCTCAAATGCCTTACCGCTCATCCGAGCTGATCAGAAAAGCCACCAGCTCAGTTTTGAAGTCTTCCAGTCTAAGGCCCATTGGATACTTGACGCGCAAATCGTCGGGGCTGGCGTTCTTGTCAAGAAGACCCTGACCACGTAATGACTCACGGGCAAGCTTGCGCTCTTTCTTTCGTTCCCGATCGCGTGACCAATCCAACTTCAGTTTTGCCTCGATTTCAGAATCCGAAatgttgaagttgggtggttgttTGGAGCGTCGCTTGCGGGGGACTGGCACAGTCCAGTCGGCAAGATCCAGATCATCAAATGCATCAGCAACGGAGCTGGCATTCGCAGATTTGGCgaacgatgaggatgttgccCTTTTCTGGCCTCCCTTCTTCGCCCCTCGCTTGCTTACTCCGAAAGACTCGGGTATCAAAACAAGCTCATcgctccccaacccaagctCTTCCTGCTTGGCAAGAAGTCGTGCAAGCTCCTCGTCATCCATATCGGCGTCCATatcgtcgtcttcatctGGCTCATCGTTCTCATCcccgtcatcttcgtcgGCATCACTAAGACCAGAACCACTAGACTCAGCTTGTTGTTCGTCGCCTGACAAATCTTCAACCACCGGCATGTCATTCTCGTCACCGGAGCCGAGGTTGAGAGCGAAATTGTCACCCCCAAGATCCCGACGGTTGTTGAATGAACGTAGCTGGTTTGAAATAAAGTCATCCTCTGGGTTGGCACTCATGTTGGCGATATAATCTGCCAGAATGgcgtcctcttcatcttcgtcggTTTTGGGAATCTTGGAAGCTT comes from the Podospora pseudocomata strain CBS 415.72m chromosome 5, whole genome shotgun sequence genome and includes:
- the SQS1 gene encoding squalene synthetase-like protein (EggNog:ENOG503NZPN; COG:S) — protein: MPPKRGKRPYAGPKAAHLRSTPGVQGHVSSFSSTTFFQSVAHSNDFSLKDEVRNTQSHHLDSAWTSGTVKLRQKPVSFVSAGYSEPLKLLEDIEQDKVPPGEATESKADDMDITTVDVNLNVSAEAVIEKTTLVELDSAAKGKMVLSNSTSQDNPSSETPQEQAQDLFFFDVSGDKAIRDKHRAVHPPPLVPIRKPSLAESDSSEEVILFRGRAGNAKTVPQSNFVVRNGVAINTTTAITPTGHKTKPTAAEETSLRDDPEVIPVAREKRAGRQRSRSKASKIPKTDEDEEDAILADYIANMSANPEDDFISNQLRSFNNRRDLGGDNFALNLGSGDENDMPVVEDLSGDEQQAESSGSGLSDADEDDGDENDEPDEDDDMDADMDDEELARLLAKQEELGLGSDELVLIPESFGVSKRGAKKGGQKRATSSSFAKSANASSVADAFDDLDLADWTVPVPRKRRSKQPPNFNISDSEIEAKLKLDWSRDRERKKERKLARESLRGQGLLDKNASPDDLRVKYPMGLRLEDFKTELVAFLISSDERLEFPPLDKHGRMVLHQLALKFNVKSQSTGKGTTRRPVLYRSKRTITFKPHQITEATRQVDGAARRVGRKYFPRADVAGPRGDTPRDGFRGSAHVSVKALVLREGEVVGASAPELGQENKGRAMLEKMGWSKGMALGALENKGILEPVAQVVKKSKAGLGRT